One genomic window of Pecten maximus chromosome 3, xPecMax1.1, whole genome shotgun sequence includes the following:
- the LOC117323288 gene encoding paired box protein Pax-1-like: MEQSTFGEVNQLGGVFVNGRPLPNAIRLRIVELAQLGVRPCDISRQLRVSHGCVSKILARYNETGSILPGAIGGSKPRVTTPNVVKHIKVYKERDPGIFAWEIRDKLLADGVCDKYNVPSVSSISRILRNKIGGGPTPQNPSPTYESKNQVVPCTAAPTPIYNQFYPYSCPPPSMPAVPTAQMAPQHHTLAPLGAARPPQATTNCVTPCMMRAWAASSHSVNDILGFRGSVPQGMGQPIQAENGPSIGQNYNMNYYSMKPTVSPMYLQS; this comes from the exons ATGG AGCAATCGACTTTTGGTGAGGTGAACCAGCTGGGAGGTGTGTTCGTCAATGGGCGTCCCCTACCTAACGCCATTCGTCTGAGGATTGTAGAATTGGCTCAGCTCGGAGTACGACCTTGTGACATCAGTCGACAGCTCAGAGTCTCCCATGGTTGTGTCAGTAAGATACTAGCTCGCTATAACGAGACGGGGTCCATTTTACCAGGGGCAATTGGTGGCAGTAAACCTCGAGTTACTACCCCAAATGTCGTGAAACATATAAAGGTATACAAAGAAAGGGACCCCGGGATTTTCGCCTGGGAGATTCGTGACAAATTACTGGCGGACGGTGTATGtgacaaatacaatgtaccttcaGTAAGCTCAATAAGTCGTATTCTCAGGAACAAGATAGGTGGCGGCCCAACCCCACAGAATCCAAGCCCAACGTATGAAAGCAAGAACCAAGTTGTTCCGTGCACTGCTGCCCCGACGCCtatttataatcaattttaTCCTTACTCATGTCCACCACCTTCCATGCCAGCTGTTCCAACCGCTCAAATGGCCCCTCAGCACCACACACTTGCACCCCTGGGGGCGGCCCGGCCCCCTCAGGCCACCACCAACTGTGTGACTCCCTGTATGATGCGAGCATGGGCTGCATCTTCACATTCCGTTAATGACATTCTTGGTTTCCGGGGAAGCGTCCCCCAAGGTATGGGTCAACCCATACAGGCGGAAAACGGACCTAGTATAGGACAGAACTACAATATGAACTACTACAGCATGAAACCAACTGTATCACCAATGTACCTACAAAGCTGA